The Larimichthys crocea isolate SSNF chromosome I, L_crocea_2.0, whole genome shotgun sequence genomic interval TGTATATATCGTTAAAGTCACACTTATTTTCTCCTTCCTTGCATgtgctctttgtctctctttgcttGTCAGTACAAGCGTTGCACTGAagggaaaacatattttaggaACATATTTTCAGCTCTTACTTAACATTTTTTCTCTTGTCTGTAGATGCTTCGTCACAGCCCATTGTCCAATTTCCCAAGAGCCTCCTGAATCTGACAGATGGGGGTAATGTGACCTCTGTTAAAGCCTACCTGACCATTCCAAAACTGCCATCAGAAGAGAGTTTTCTGGACACCTTGGGCATTGTGAGCACTAAATCAGGTAGATCTGTGTGTTGCAGTCATATCACTCTGACTCTGTTAATAATTTGTAAGTAATTAGTCCCCCCCtaccaacccccccccccccccccccccccccaaaaaaaatgtaaacaaaacacaataaatcatgTTCCTCACTCTATCTGCATTTGTAGATTTAGGATGTGTGTAAGATTTGATTCTTTTCCTATGGTGCCATCTAGTGGAGATAAATGCTACCTGATACAGATAAATGGACTTAAAGAAGCACAAAGGCTGCACTCGTTTTCACTGTgaccattttgtttttgttttttttacaaactgtaataaacagattcaaactgtaacaacataaaaatgGGACCATTCAGCTatttatgaacatttaattCAAGACAATTTCTTCTAATAAAAGAACTGAATTAGTCACATCCACataattctgtctttttcaaGGATATGTCAGTGTGGAGTTGAGTCCAGTGGCGGCTGTCAGTGTGCAGCTTTTCTCCGGAGATGTAGAGTTACATTTGAGTGGACCCATACAAATCAACCTCAGCATTCCTGACAGCTGCGgacttcaaacttcaaatgTTGTTCCAGCTTGGTTTTTTAACCGGACCACTGGTGAGTAGAATTCACAATTGACGTGAATACACTATCTTTTATGGATGCCTGGCTTCTCTGGCTCAAGTCCACAGTTCAATAAGCAATATTCCTAAAAAATGATATCATCAGAGACTTACATACCTACCTGTCCtccgtgtgtgtatgtgtgtacggCAGGACAAccaaagtacagtacagtactgcaAAATAAAGGAGAGTATGATTAGCCAACAGGCATAAGGTGTGACAATCTGCCACTGCTGTCATAAGCTATCGTCACCCCTCTAACTCCCCTACAGTTGGACACCAATGAAGCCCACCTCCACAGTGTGACATCTATAAAAGGCCTGAGTTGATCATTGCGAATGGTGTCATAGGCTAAATCTCTTGGTGAACAATAGCCAACACAAGATGCAAGCCAGTCAAGAAGTCTAGAAAGTTAGTTAAACACAATTTATTGAATTCACAAAGAAAGGATGTGCAGGTGAATGGGAGATCCAGTGATGGGGTGTCTTAACAAACAACAAGACTAGTGTGAGAGTTGGCCATAGTGGAGTTACCACAAGGGAGACCAAACAATCTAGGAGGTAGAGCTGGTTCAGGTCAAATAGTCTATTAGTCTTAGAAAGGTTCCTACAGTAAATGACCCAGAAGTATTTACGTAActgccatgataagagctgttcgaATTCTCTAATTGTTAGGAAAGAAGCTTtaatgcttcctttattatctctgGCACTTTATTGACTTTTATTGCACACATATGAGACTAAAACTTAGCAAGAAAATTGGAGTGCTTTGGCCCAAGTCTTAAAAGGCTGCTAGAAGGTCTAGAAACCACCAGATGTCACTGTTCACTGCATTTGCAGAGATAAAAGAACGCTCCAAAGCAGCTTCACCAACATCACTATCTTTCAGTCAAATGCTGTATACAGCCATCAGCATATATTAATATGAATACaatccattttttaaaaggctgtGACTCGACTTGACATCTGCAGGGAGAGTTTAACCTCAAAATGAGCTCACATCTTATTAGTGTCATGAACTTGTCTCAGTTAGATGTCTCTAAAGTTACGTTCTGGCATAAGATCTGTTCAGACTAGATAAGAAGATTAATGGACTTATGACTAAAAACTCATTGCCCAGAGGATCAGCTATGTAAGTGTAAGTCTCTTGCAATTAGACAAAAATACAGCAATGGTTTGTAACATGCTACTCAGATGTCTACAATTCATACATACTTACATAAGATGGGAAAAGCCTGATGAAATTTGacatatacctttttttttgtatgtatgtgtcatTTCTTAGGCTCGCCATTTTTCTAATGATTTAACCAAAACACAGTGTCCAGAATGAGTTAAATGAAATTGTGTCTGACAACAAAAAGTCCCAACAAAGATATGAGAAATTATAAAATTCACTTTACCTAAATGGCATTGGTGTAACAGAAAAGGTGGTTTAAAGGTtagtaatatttattttttgactatgttgtaatatttattaattcaaactaaatattttttaaccCAAACTGagtgtaatgtttttttttgttttgtttttttatttcagagtaataatttatataaaaccTATATATATAAGTACATTTGGGGCCACCAAAACAGAGATAATACAAATGGGGCCTCATGACTCAGTTACAATTGTaacaatttatttaaatttgtcaCAGTTGCGACTGAGTCTTTGTGGTTCTCAAAACCAGGATTTAGGTCAACAAAACTGTGATAAGATACAAAAGTAATAAACTTTGATAATGAAGATAGATGAGGCTAATTTTATAATACAGTCATAATTTCAGAACCTTTTTTAACCTAGAGTGTCTTTAGTGGTTGTGGGAAATTCAAGACAATTTAATGCAAAcaaatgttgatgtgtttgttttacctcCTGTAGGTGGATGGATGAGAAAAGGACTAGGGACGGTGGTATCGATAGAGGGAAAACTTGTGTGGACATTCACGGCTCCTCATCTTGGTTACTGGATAGCAGCACCTCTTTCATCCCCCAGAGTTAAGTGCCCACCCTGAAGAtgttaaaatactgtaaataaaatgctACGCtgcttaaatgttaaattaataaatgacaaacagTGATTTTGATGGTTGCTGTTAACCTACTGTATATTATAATTGAGCCAATTGAATTTTTCTAACCTTGCAAGCTGTTGGGAGAAGATGTAAAAAGACGTTAAggaaaaataatttcaaaataagttGAATAATTTATTGAGTGGTCTGGAACTGAATTTAGTCagtagaaaaatacaaaagatataataataataataataataataataataataataataataaaaataaaagtaaagctTTTAGATACAAAATGCACCTTGTTCATTTTCATCTGCAATGATTTTTATTGCATATGCATTATATTTAATCCAAACATCTTCTTCTCATCTGCATGCTTTAGGTTTCTTTGGAGTTGCCATCTCCACTGACTTCATCTTGCGCCATTCATCTTTCCTGATGGTTATCCTTGGAGGAACGCTTGTTATTGTCATCTGTCTTTtggttgggtttttgttttattacaggtAAGAGAGGCTTTCATCGTTCGTTCGTTGTAGAGAGGAAAATATAATTACTCATTTAAAGATACACTTTCTGGTTTTGTTACAATCTCAGAATGTCTTCCCAGCTCCCTGCGAAGGCGAATCAAGAGTCTCAAAATATATCTTTAACTTTAAGGGGCAACAATATGCTTCATGAGCTGAAACTGAAGATCATGCTCACAGCCATTTTAATTTGAAGCAACAGTGTGTattagtatttttgtgatttagcacccctcagtttcagagtgcaacacCGCTGTTCTAAATGTGAACAGTTATACACGGGTATTTTTCTGCTTGCATTATGACAATTTTGCTAACAGATGAACAGTGCAACGTGTTCCCCCCCACGTCCCAAACATGaaacagtctgggcagcccggctaacaaactgagctaacattagcagacagcagctatagtttacTGTACTGTGGAAACTCTATAGATCACTGAGAGTTGACTTGAGAGGGAAAACATTTTCGCCGTAAAATATGACCAACATTAATGAAATATTTGGttatagtgcaagaacaggcgTATGGAGCGCAGAGTGGCAATGACAGAGACGCCATTCCCCCAAATATGTcaacataatttaaaatctgttattttatggtaaaaagGTTACACAAAGTTGCTTTAAAAGAACACCCCACTAAAACGCTTTTTTAGTATATGCCTCGTAATCTTGACAGGTGACTCCTGCAGCATAATCATGTTCTCCACAGTTGCATAGTTTTTCCAGCACGCGACTCATTACACTACTTGTGTATCTCACAATCCCCTCTTCATACCTTTGAGGCCACCCTAGCTGACTAAAGCCGCCCTCTGGGTGAACTGCAAACTTTTTAGTGACACTTTTTAAGCCTCCAGGGCGGagtattttatcatttcattaaaggtatgtcagtgtcagtgcccttattacaaaagaaaatcaattatttGTCCAATTAGGATACAAAAGTATAAAGTGTCATAGCTAATCTGATCAGCATGCAACTGTTTGAGGCAAATGTTCTGTCTTGTTTACAGACGTCCTCTTAGAGACTCTAAAATAAAGAAGATCCCAGTGATGAGAAAGGACCAAACCACCTCTACATGTGATGATGAAGTCTTTGACGTCTGTTCAGGGGACCCCTCTCATCCACAGGATGGACTGAGCCAATCATTCACAGAAAGGGCAGATAATCGGCATAATGCCTCTGTTATTTCTATGAACAATGGCAATATCATAGCCAACCCTAATGCTGTGGCCATTACAATGGAGTGTAACGAACTGGAGctaaacactgatgatgatgatctgactAATCTGACTAAGCACATTAGAGTTCCAGCTTCTCTGACCGAGAATTTGTTTTTCTACAACCAGCCTGTTGCCATTCTTCACGCTCCAGCATTCTTCCATTTGgaggagcagccagaggagCCCCAATGGAGCAAGTCGGCCACACTTCCTCGTGCAGGGGCTTCAAACAGTGCTGCCACTGAGCCTCTGAGTAAAGACAGCTTCACCCAGACTCTGCCAAAAGGTCCCTCTGCCACCCAGAACCAACCAATAGAAACAGAAGACTCAGAGGTTTTAGAGGGCTCTCAGGCAGCAACCTCCACCAACACATCCAGGGGTCACTTCACCCTGCCAGAGTCAGTATCAGTCCCTGGAACATTGAATAAAATGGGCGGCAGCAGGCACTCAGTGCACGCCCTGGCAGAACTTTCTAAAATCCCCTCACTTCACCCTCCTCGAGCCTGGTTTGTATCACTGGATGGCAAGCCCGCAGCCGAGATCCATTACGCTGTGTCAGAGCAGCATCGGAGACGAAGGCCAGTGGAGAGTCGAGAAACCAGCTTAGACTCAGGAGTGGACATGAGCGAACTAAATCAGACGTCTGTAAGGAGGGCTGTAACACTGGAGCGCAATGTTACTTTTGTCAAAAGCACATCCAGCAGTAAACATGCAActccacagtgaaacctcttccTGCTTCCAGGCCTACAGCTCTTTAAGTTTGTGAATTAACAGCATCAGTTCCATCTTTAACAACACATTTATGTTACCgcttcatattttacatattaatattaacGTGTAAAACCAAACTTCTACCGTCAGATTCCACATGGTCTGTGTTGCAACTGTTCAGCATGTGCGTGTACAGCACAAAAGTGTAAACAGTCCAGTGTGTTGACATTTATGCGTACCCCTCCAGCTTTTTATCTCTTATCTGCTTCCTCGACAGgcagaaacataaaaatttTTGCAAAGTGTTTCACACTGATAATGTGTCCAGACAGACCGACCAATCGCAAACGGACAGACCATAATGGCAAACTTAACATGACTGAATGTTTGGTAttataataatgtcatttaaatttCTATATGTGCACGTTTTTGTGTATGTTGTCATGAAGTGAatcatttcattatattttaatacaaaaaaactgaCCTTTGTGATGAGCATTTTTAATAGTTTCCAGCACAATATactattattatagtattaCTATGTTGTATAAATTCTATTGCTACATTATTACAGTCAAAATGCAAGTGACCTCATGACAGTCGGTTCATGTCTTATAcatgaaatcaaattttattgttgttcttATTgtcattaatgttaatattgCCTAAGCAAATGATGTTTTCCCTCCCTTTTGTCCAAATTATTGATCATCTGATTTTTCCAGAAACTCTTTAAACAGTGGTTAAAGATATTACTTAAGTACTggtactcattatgcagaatggtCCATAGAATCATATACTGCATTATATTTATTGCATATGCATTATGATTGAAAGGAAatgttaattgttttatttcaatcaGGAGACACTTTTCAAAGTAGTTaacttcatttatttgacattttggacaataataaagaagaaatatgtGAGAAGTCTTCGGCAATGCATAAGTTAGTATGAAGAGCTGTTTGAGTGTTTATTACATATCCTTGACATCAAACAGTTATTTCTTGTACTAGTATTGCATTTTGGCATGTCTATAAGAAAGTAGTACTAGTACCTAACTCGTTCTTTACTGGTTGTGTTTCTCaatgctggattttttttttacctcagatAGTCAGGCAGATTTGAGTGTGTCCAGGCTGGTCACATCATTAACAGGAATCACACTTGGCTTATCTGCATCCTGCTGCATGTGGTCTCGTCATGGGTGGGGCTCGTAACAGGATGTTTATTCTTTGCTGGACTGGGtttaaaaagcagaagaaaaagaagaagaaaaaggaaagagttTACCCATTTCTTCACGCACAACTACACCACTGATGATATTTGACCAAAATGAACTCAATAAGTGAATAGTTCATCTATTAAAACAGAACTGagtgctgtatatatttttttaaacagaattaaaacaggaaaatataaGAAGTCACCGGGAACACATTGATGACACTGAAAAGTGAAGTGACAGAATAAAGCACCTGAGATACAagcagggacggactggcaagGTTAGGCTAGGGCGCATGGCGCATCTATGGCGCACGAGAAAAAagttgtgggctgctctggtccaaaatgccagggccgaatttctgtcccagtccgcccatggaTACAAGTAAATCACATGTTGAATCAGTCGGAAGGCGGGGCTGTGTGCTTCAGTgcaaagtttaaaatcaatgcTCAGACTAAGAGAGGACTGAGTTATAAACTGTGCTGTATGCTGTGTGCGAATTCACGCCTGAACTGTGGAGCTACTACACGATTGGTTAACAGGATAAGGAGACATAACACGATACAGACTTCACCTTCATAAATAACTGgttcttcctcttttcactcacttttagttgtttttttttttacagattgatGTGACAGCAAAAAAGGTAAGCGCGCTGCTTGATGTCGTGCCTGTGTGCTGATGAACATTCAGCTTGCACAAAGAAAAGGTTTAATATATGCGTAATAGGGAGATGAAGTAaacctctgtgtctgcaggtatCGACCAGTACATGGTGTACCCTGCATGTAGCAGTATGTTGAATCAGTCGTGAGGAAGCTGTGTGCTTCAAGTTCAAAATCAGAAAGGAATGTCACCCATAAACTGAGCTGTACGTGTACTGCAGCGTTACTATGCGCAAGGAGTGCGTGGAGGAATGAGGAAATAGGACGAGAtacatctgttttcttttgtaagTGAAAGCAGGTATCTTTAACTTTCTGTTTGATGCAGAAcggaaactttattttttccctctcctcgGATCTATTTGAAttcctgcagtttttttgtttagtttttttatttaactataGTTTTATAGTTATAGCTCCACACATTACAGCAAAGAAAGGTACATTATGTGCGCCAtttggtgtttgtttatttgattaacTGCGCATTCATCATGTCTGTGATGAACGTTTGCGCAAAGAGGAGCTTTCATTTGATAAATTATAGAGTACAATGGAAATTTGTTATTCACAGTTTTCAAGTTAAGAGTCTTTATGAAAGCAGTGGTTGATCATGTAGAGTCGATTATATTGAACTTATTATAAAAAAGGATCAAaagaaagctaaaaaaacacatgcagcacataTTTTGGACTAGCACTAATTTCTTACATGATGTTATAAAAGATTTATCTTGTGGTAAATGCTTTGAATATGTGATGACTCTTGTATTGCAGGgattatataaaacatatctACAGCTGAATGGTTTGAAGTCAGTTTATCCAGAAGGGAATAAACAAATCCACAGTGTGTCATGTCTCTGTAAAAGCCTTTTCACTGAAGTGCTTTGTGAGATATTTTCTATTCTCATTGCAGATCATGGACCCGAAGTTAAATCAAAAGATTGCTTCAATGCTTTCAGGTGACTGATTATATCTTTAATCAGTGTGGGAATATTTGATCTGTGAGTGATTAGCTGCAGGCACACAAGCAAAACAGTGCATTAGACAAAATGAGAGTGCTTTTGAAAAGAAGTCAAATCGAAGGCAAGCTTGGTCTGTAAAATTCCTGTACACAGCTCTCATCTGTGCTGTATAAACTGTGAGTGAGACCTCAACATGTATTTGGGTTTAATTAAGCCAGAATTGcaagtttctcttttttgacAGGAAAGTTTCTGAAGGACAATGTCACATGAGTTATGATGATTGTCTTCTACTTATCTACAGGGCAGCCGCCTCCATCAGTAGCTGATGGTACCAGTGTTGTTACAAACAGAGTCGTAACAATTAAGAAAGCCAAAAACCTCAACATGAAGATTGAAACAGTGAGTGATCGTGACAACCGTCCATCTGGTGAGCATTCATCTTTTCAAGCGTTCCTTGTAATATGATATCATAAAATGGAATTATAAAATGTTATGcaacattgttttggtttgaacattttcaaaacagaCTTTTGATGCTCattttgaacatgtttttttcttgttcagaAAATAATGTAGGACAGCTGCCCCAAGCACATTACACTGCACGTGATGGAAGTGTAATATGTAATGATGAAATACATGCCGACGAGGTTGACGGTGATCTTGACCTGTCAGTGTGTACGAAAAAGTAATCAGTAAGTGCcgaacattttgaacatttcttaCATGATATCTGACAGAGATTTGTACAGTACAATTGTGTGTGGTGGCAAAAATGAAGAGATATTCTGAAGAGAGGGCAGCTCTGTTgttcctccctctgctgcttATGACATCCATAT includes:
- the LOC104930428 gene encoding protein FAM171B-like isoform X1: MRLFTCLLSALILCKNGKTTGEFTPTGPSLHINDGNFSNRDHMKQEPFQYQQQVLDPLSGSAFNLKVQVNDVLHRKQLSKAEVEVYINYTRTNTALTGEDGSVLLHVPYQTGTPITIVAGKDGYIYTLLPCKTNTMPIFSSVTMSLLGLNQGNIWLFEDSVLITGKTSDASSQPIVQFPKSLLNLTDGGNVTSVKAYLTIPKLPSEESFLDTLGIVSTKSGYVSVELSPVAAVSVQLFSGDVELHLSGPIQINLSIPDSCGLQTSNVVPAWFFNRTTGGWMRKGLGTVVSIEGKLVWTFTAPHLGYWIAAPLSSPRGFFGVAISTDFILRHSSFLMVILGGTLVIVICLLVGFLFYYRRPLRDSKIKKIPVMRKDQTTSTCDDEVFDVCSGDPSHPQDGLSQSFTERADNRHNASVISMNNGNIIANPNAVAITMECNELELNTDDDDLTNLTKHIRVPASLTENLFFYNQPVAILHAPAFFHLEEQPEEPQWSKSATLPRAGASNSAATEPLSKDSFTQTLPKGPSATQNQPIETEDSEVLEGSQAATSTNTSRGHFTLPESVSVPGTLNKMGGSRHSVHALAELSKIPSLHPPRAWFVSLDGKPAAEIHYAVSEQHRRRRPVESRETSLDSGVDMSELNQTSVRRAVTLERNVTFVKSTSSSKHATPQ
- the LOC104930428 gene encoding protein FAM171B-like isoform X2; protein product: MRLFTCLLSALILCKNGKTTGEFTPTGPSLHINDGNFSNRDHMKQEPFQYQQQVLDPLSGSAFNLKVQVNDVLHRKQLSKAEVEVYINYTRTNTALTGEDGSVLLHVPYQTGTPITIVAGKDGYIYTLLPCKTNTMPIFSSVTMSLLGLNQGNIWLFEDSVLITDASSQPIVQFPKSLLNLTDGGNVTSVKAYLTIPKLPSEESFLDTLGIVSTKSGYVSVELSPVAAVSVQLFSGDVELHLSGPIQINLSIPDSCGLQTSNVVPAWFFNRTTGGWMRKGLGTVVSIEGKLVWTFTAPHLGYWIAAPLSSPRGFFGVAISTDFILRHSSFLMVILGGTLVIVICLLVGFLFYYRRPLRDSKIKKIPVMRKDQTTSTCDDEVFDVCSGDPSHPQDGLSQSFTERADNRHNASVISMNNGNIIANPNAVAITMECNELELNTDDDDLTNLTKHIRVPASLTENLFFYNQPVAILHAPAFFHLEEQPEEPQWSKSATLPRAGASNSAATEPLSKDSFTQTLPKGPSATQNQPIETEDSEVLEGSQAATSTNTSRGHFTLPESVSVPGTLNKMGGSRHSVHALAELSKIPSLHPPRAWFVSLDGKPAAEIHYAVSEQHRRRRPVESRETSLDSGVDMSELNQTSVRRAVTLERNVTFVKSTSSSKHATPQ